Proteins encoded within one genomic window of Komagataella phaffii GS115 chromosome 3, complete sequence:
- a CDS encoding Putative dihydrokaempferol 4-reductase yields the protein MLPKVLVTGATGFIGLHITGELLSRGYAVIGTVRTHKEGDQMLKDFARAFPSTLDGQLLYVVIPDISASGSFDDVFRSNSDVTYAIHTACPTPPVGEGSLEETMLLPTVEGTLNLLRAIKRYANDSVKNVIYTSSLSACWNLDKVEDKSLVIDESTWNSYEWEDINDDNRYLAYSVAKKKAEKAAWDFLENEKPFFKLTTIVPPFVFGPQRFDWKAKENVLSGSAEIILSLLSSGSTLQDLHDAPISLAVDVRDLAVYHVLPLTNPTLEQKRLLTIAGKFSGQRVLNVINENFTELKGKVLLGDPDNVLQLEGLKAPEYNNKETLALGHLGLISVDRSIADTVAQILRVNTIQ from the coding sequence ATGCTCCCTAAAGTATTAGTTACGGGAGCTACTGGGTTTATAGGACTTCATATAACTGGGGAGTTACTGTCTCGGGGTTATGCAGTCATTGGAACAGTGAGAACGCACAAGGAAGGGGATCAAATGCTTAAGGATTTTGCACGGGCGTTTCCTTCGACTTTGGATGGACAATTGCTCTACGTTGTCATACCCGATATCAGTGCTAGTGGATCATTTGACGATGTGTTCAGAAGTAACTCTGATGTGACGTATGCAATACACACTGCTTGTCCTACCCCGCCAGTTGGTGAGGGTTCTTTAGAGGAGACGATGCTCCTTCCCACGGTGGAAGGAACTCTGAATTTGCTTCGTGCAATCAAAAGATATGCCAATGATTCAGTGAAAAATGTGATTTACACATCATCTTTATCTGCTTGCTGGAATTTAGATAAAGTGGAGGACAAGTCACTTGTCATTGACGAATCGACTTGGAATAGTTACGAATGGGAAGATATTAACGATGACAATAGGTACTTGGCGTACTCCGTCgccaaaaagaaagctgaaaaagCTGCATGggattttttggaaaacGAGAAGCCTTTCTTTAAACTGACTACCATTGTTCCTCCGTTTGTGTTTGGAcctcaaagatttgattgGAAGGCTAAAGAAAATGTCCTTTCTGGATCGGCAGAGATAATTTTGAGTTTATTGAGCTCAGGCTCTACTCTTCAAGATTTGCACGACGCACCCATATCATTGGCTGTTGATGTTAGAGATCTTGCTGTATACCACGTTCTACCCCTCACAAATCCCACACTTGaacaaaagagattgcTTACTATTGCAGGAAAGTTTAGTGGACAAAGAGTACTGAATGTGATCAATGAAAACTTCACAGAACTGAAGGGAAAAGTCCTTTTGGGTGACCCAGATAATGTTCTCCAACTTGAAGGACTGAAAGCACCCGAATATAATAACAAAGAAACCTTAGCCCTAGGACACCTTGGATTAATATCAGTAGACAGGAGTATCGCTGATACGGTTGCCCAAATATTACGGGTAAACACTATCCAGTAG